AAAGCCGATTTGTCATGGGATCAGATCGACGACGTGTTATGCGTTGGCGGTTCTTCGCGAATGCCGATGGTCGCCGAAATGCTGTCGCGTGTTTCCGGCAAGAAAGCACTTTTGCACGACCCCGACGAATGCGTGGCCAAAGGCGCGGCGCTACAGGCTGCCCTGCTCTCCAAAAATACAGCGGTGCCGCAGGTTTCCGTTGGCCACGTTCTTTCGCACAGTTTGGGCGTTGCGGTCATGCGCGGTGGTCAGCCGATTATCGACCACGTCATTCCGAGCCTGACGCGCTTGCCAGTGACGCAGGCGCGTGAAGGTTACACAACCACGGTTGATAACCAGACTACAGTGCAGATTCGCGTTTACGAAGGCGAAAGCACCGATCCGCAAAGCTACGGCAAAGGCCCGATTGGAATTTTCGACCTCGATACCAACCCGCCGCGCCCGAAGGGTCAGCCGAAGATTTCCGTCCAATTCCGCTGCGACGAAAACGGACGCATTTCCGCTGTCGCCCGCGACCGCGATACCGGCCACGAAAGCCGCACCGTGATTTCGCTGCAAAGCAGTCGCACCGGAGCCGAAAGCGACGAAGAAGCGCAATTGCTCGCCGCTGCTGTCGTTTCCTAAAGCAAGGTTTGCAAACAAAAGAGTACGGTCGATTTCGACCGTACTCTTTTTGTTTGTTGATGCCTGTTTGAAGCGAATTGAAAGCGCTGTTCAAGCAGGAAAGTACGGTATCTGACTGCCCTGCCACAATCCAATCAGCATCCACACCATCATCGCTGCGGCATTGCCCAGAATAAACCCGATCATCAGTGGCTGCACCTGCTGCACGCCAGTGTGTCCGGCAAAGCGGGTGAGGAGCGTTTTGATGAGCCAACCCAAGAAGAATGAAAACCACAACCGGGTGATGGGATAGCTGCTCGCCACGATGTATCCGAGGGGATGCAATGGAAACCACGCAAAGCGCGAGCGCGTTACGATGAGGCCTAAAGTGACGGAAACCCCAACGGCCATCCACAACCAATTAACTTTTTGGATTCCCGACGGCTGCGACAATGTGCTGGCCGCGCTATTAAACACCTGACGGCCTCCGTCCTGCGTGAACCACGGATAACCCGTCAGGCCACCGGCGGAATACAGCGTCCAGATGGAAACGAAGATCGTGACACCCAGGGCAAGGGCGACAGCAACGGCTACGCTGCCCATCAGACGCCGCGTATTCGAGCGGTCGAGTTTCAGTTCGTGTGCGATTTTAAGGGTGTGCAAAAATCCGGGCAAGACGTTCGTGCGCATATCCGAGAACAAGCTTGGCTGCACAAACGCGAGCTTGGTTAAGCTTGCGGCACCCACAGCGCCTGTGCCGGTGAGAGTGCTTGTAATGACTTCCATCGGCGCAAACGTTAACTGCGGGAACAGGAAGCCGCCCTCGATGACGAGGCGCGCAATCACGATGCTTGCGCCCAGATAAATGGTGAAGAAAAGCGCCGCGATGAGCGGATTAATGCCGGCAAACCAACTCCAACCAAGAAGCGCCAAGAAGGAAAGGACGAATCCGCCGAGAGCAAAGCGCGGCGAGAACGGCTCGTTTTCCATGGTGTTTTCGCCCTGCCATGCCGCACGTCCCATGGCTTGGAGGTGGGCACGCGCGGCCCACAAAAGAGAAATCGCGAGCATCAACCAGCCGCCGACGCTTTGAAAAGTAATGAAGGTAGCGCGGCCCAGATAATTATCACGCGGCAACGCGGCGGCTCCGAAGCCCAGTTGCTCGGCCAGCACCATCTGATAGGAAACGGCCAGAAAGAAGAACCAGAAGGAGAAGGAAACTTCACGCGTCAGCAAAAATGCGATACCGACTGCACCGAGGAAAAATTCGGCGCCCAGACGCCCCATGACATTCCACGGTCGCTCGGTAAAAAACATGGAGACGGGCGCATTTTGGAATCCCAAAAACTTCGGCCAGTCGGGATAATACTGGCTCATGCCGCGCACGAAGTGGAGGAAAAATGCGACGCCAATGCCCAGCCACAGCAGTCGGTTGCCCCAGAACGCGGCTGCCGGTGGATAAGCGTCGCCTTCATCGACTTGGACCATCTGCAGCGGCACATGCACAAGGGGAAACGAAAGGGCTTCGTTTTCAATCCACTGGCGGCGCAGCAGCAGCGAGCCGAAGAAAAGCGAGGCATAAACGCAAAGCAGCAGCACGCTCCACGCGACAATCATCAAAGTCCAAGCGTGCCACGGAATCTCGCTGAAGCTCAGGCCGCCCGTGAAAATTGGTTCGATGACTTCCCGCTGGTAGGTTTGGCCGTTCCAGCCCGGAGCGAACCAGGACGGAACGTGACTGTAAAACAAATCGGCCCAGCCATTTTCACGCTTGGAAAAATAAAACAAGCTCGGCCCGACGGTAATGAAAAAGTTGTCGGCACCAGGCGTTGAAATCAATGCCGCAAAAAGCCCCATTAAATAAACAGTGAGCAGTTCCGTGGGCGAGAATGGCGGTATGATGCGTGTCAGAACGGGAAAACGACGCCCCAGTGAGCGCATCGGCCAGTTGAGGCCGATCAGAAAAAGCAGGACAAAGATGGAGCCCAGCGGCATCTGCACACCGCCCAAAAAGTGGACAGTCGCCACAATCTCGATCCAACAGTTGAGCGCGGCCAGTCCTGCCGCCAGCAAAAGCCCCAGCCAGAACGCGCGCCCCGAAACTCGGCGTTGAGGCAGCACGCTAGCGGTGAAATGCGGATAAAAATCTATCGCCTGTTGGCCTTCGTGGGACGATGTATGAGCCGTTGTTTTCATGGATATCTCAAAATTTGACGAGAGTCGTCCTTTGGGGAACTTTAGCCAGTTCCTTACGACTCACACGGGCTGCACTACCCTAGCGGATGTCGTCGCTGAAGCGGAAAACTTCAGCGTAGATTGGGTCGAAACTTCGCGACGGAGGCAAAATTCCGACACGCTGGAGTTGCCGCGCATTCTCGCGATTGCGGTCGCGTGCGCGCTCCCAGAATTCTTTGGTCTGCTCACCGGGAAAAAGCGGGTCGAGCTGCGAAATGTGATCGAGGATTAAATCGATCTTTCGCTCCATTGTCGCCTTATCGAAAATGGAAAAGTAATCGCCTTCATGCAGTTGATAATCGTCCCACGCGCCGCGATAATTCCAGCGCACAAACGACTGCTGATACTTCTGCTCGTATCGTGCAGACGCTTCATTGAAAGCGGTTTCGCACATCACATGCGTGCCGTGTGGGTCGTTCTTCTCGCCTGTCAGCAACACCAGATCGGGCTTCACTGTTTCCAGCATTTGCAAGGTGCGCGTGATGTCGCCTTCGCCAAGGGGCAGGCGCTGCGCTCCATCGCCGTAAAACGGCAAATCGAGAAACAAAGGTTTTGCGCCCATTTTCCGACACGCATCGCTCGCCTCGCCTTCGCGCACCAAGCGTTTCAGTTCGCGCAGCAGAGGCGAATCGGGCGCACCGCTTTCCCGTTCGAAAATCGAAACGCGTACATCAAGAACCGCATCGTCGAGACTTTTGCCAGGTTCGAGGTGCTCTTCGAGATACGAAATCAAGCGCGGATGCTGCGCGCGCAAGAGCGCCAAAACGTCTTTGTCGCGCACCGCGTTGGCCCCGTTGACGCCATACGCCACGAACAATCGATTGCCACGCGCGGCCAGTTTAAGCAATGTCGCGCCGCAGCAAATCACATCGTCGTCGGGGTGCGGCGAAAGGCACAGAACTGTCTGATTGCTGGGTAAAAGTTCGTCGCTGAGCGAAGCTGTCAGACCGTCTCGCACGCTGCTCTTAATGCTTTGGAGCTTTTGCGAATCGAGAACCGAGGCCGCGCCGGCTGCCGCTAAATCTTCGGCACCTAAATCCGCCAGAGCTTTGCCGGTTTCCAGTGCGATTGCGCAGAGCGCATGGCGCTGCAAATCGGCGTCGTTCCAATCGGCATCGAGCAAACGCCACGGATGCGGAAAATCGGTCAGTTCGCTGGCGGCTTCAGTATCAAGATGCCACGTAACATTGGGGTGCCCGCGCAGGAGAGACGCCGGAACTTTGGAGGTTATCTTTCCCTCAAGTGCTTCTTTGACGATGGCTGCTTTTTGCGCGCCCGACGCCAGAAGGGCGATTTCCCGTGCTTCTAAAATCGTGCCGACGCCCATGGTGATGGCGCGGGCGGGCGTGTTTTCCAGACCGAAAAAAGTGCTCGCGGCGTCGCTTCGCGTCACCGAATCGAGAACAACCAGACGGGTGCGCGTTTCCACGCCCGAACCCGGTTCGTTAAAACCGATATGGCCGCTGCGCCCGATGCCGAGCAACTGAAAATCGAGGCCACCAGCGTCTGCAATCGCTTTTTCGTAGTCCGCGCAGTCGCGCTCAATCTGCGAAATATCACGCGCTTCGCCACTGGGAACGTGCCAGTTTTGGCAGTTGATCGCATCGAACAATTGCTCGCGCATAAAGCGGTGATAGCTTTGCGGCGCGTCAGGCATCAAGGGCACGTATTCATCGAGGTTGAAGCATGTCACGCCGGAGAAATCGAGACCCTCCTCGCGGTGGCGGCGAATCAGTTCCTTATACACGCCAATCGGCGTCGAACCAGTGGCAAGCCCGAGGACAGCGTTTGGTTTCTCGCGCACGATTTCGGCGATGCGTGCCGCAACTTCGCGGCAAAGCGCAAGGTAATCGGGATAGATGGCGAAGGGAGGAGCAAGTGTCATAGCGTTACAGCTTGTTCTAATTTAGAGATTGTCCGGCGACTTCAGGAAACAGCAAGGCCTTTCCGTCAATCTCAGGTTGTGAAAACTGCGGCAATTTTACAGAATTCATTCGCAAGTACGGTCGATTTCGACCGTACTTGCGGCATCTCAACTCTCACCGACCTCTAGGACAGCAATTTACGCAACGGCTTGCAGCTCTTTAGCGGCGATCTGGTCCATTTCGCGGCGCGTGACGACAACAGCCAAACGGCTCGACGCCGGGGTGACGCGCGCAATTGTGCGGCCTTCATTGAGGCACGCCACGAAATCGTCGATTTCTTTTTGATACGCCAAATCGCCGGACGCTTTCAGGTCGCGGGTGTGGTCGAAGTTGGGCGTTGCTTGCAACAATTGAAAAACGTTCGTTGCCGAATCGTAAAGCACGCTCGCCGTCTCCATCGTCACGCGAAACGCCATGCGGAACGGGCCGCCGTGCGGATCCCACGAACCATGCAGCGTCACCAACGGCCCATCGTTGTAGCGCCAGATTGAATCGGCAGACAAGGGCAGGTCGCGCCAGATAACGCCGTCGGTGTGCATTTCGTCGGGTTCGCCAAACCACCACAGAGCGGTATCGACATCGTGAATGTGCATGTCCAACACGGCGCCGCCACTTTCCGAACCAGTCGCGAGCCAGTTGCCGAAACTGCCGTTGGGCATGCCGCTCGAACGATGAAAACTCGCCGACAATACGCGACCAAACTTGCCGCTGCGAATAATTTCGTCGGTGATGACGTATTCGGGCCAGTAGCGCAGACAATGGCCAATAAGAAGCTGCTTGCCGGTTTCCCGCGCGACGGCTTCCATTTCGGCGCACTCGTCCTCGTTCATCGCCATCGGCTTTTCGCACAAAACGTGCTTGCCGGCGCGCAAGGCCGCAATCGTGATTTGCGCATGAAGCGGCGTCGGCAAACAAATGTCGATCATGTCGATTTCGGGGTCGGCCAGAATCGCCTGGACATCCGAGTAGGTCTTGATGCCCGATAAATCGACGATGTCGCTTTTGGTGTCATCGAGGTTAAGGCTGATGCTCGACCAGTCGCCGCGCAGCTTGGCTTCGTCGCCATCGCAGATTGCATAAATGCGCGCATCGGGGTTGTTCCCGTAGCAGTTGAAGTGCATGCGGCCCATAGCTCCGATGCCGATAAGTCCAATGTTAATCATGAGTTCTCCAATGCCGCGCGCTTTTCGAGGACGGCTTCAATCAGGGTCTTTGCGGTCAGAATGTCACGCGTTTGAGCGTTGCCCTCAATCTCGCGTTCGATGGTCAGCGGACCGACGTAGCCGGTGTCAATCAGTTTTCTCAGCCACGCCTCAGCATGGACAGCTCCTTCGCCAAAAGGCACTTCAAGACCAAGCGCATCGGGCTTCGTGGGCCACAATCCATCTTTGCAATGCACGCTGTCAATCCACGGATGCAGAATATCGAGCGCTTCCATCGGCTCGTCGTTGCCGTACAAAATCATGTTGGCCGGGTCGAAATTCACCAGCAGGTTCGGGCGTGCAACATCGGAGAGAAAGTGCTTTAAACCACGCGCCGTTTCTTGTCCGGTTTCGAGGACAAATGTCTGCTCGCGTGTTGCCAAATCGTCGCAGATCTCGCGCACGATGCGCCTGATTTCCTGATACAAAGGGTGAGCTTCGTCTTCAGGAATAAAACCGATGTGCGCCGCGATACGCGACACACCCAACCGCTGCGCAAAAAGCGAAATGGTGCGAATGTGCGCGACGCGAGCGGCACGCGTGCTTTCGGGCACCAGACCAACGGTGGCGCAAACGGTGGGAATATCGGCGTAGCTTTCACCGTCGAAGCCACAAAACACGAGCGTAATCTCGACACCGGTTTCTTCGACCGCTGCCAGAATTTCCCGCACGCCTTCGGGCGTATCCAGATGATGCGGATACTGAAGTTGAACCGTGTCAATCCCCAACTCGCGCACCGCCCGGAGCGAGGTCAACGGCCCTTCGCTCATTCCCGTCATGACGCCGAGCGCCCATTGTTTTGCCATGATTCTCTTGCCTTATCTCTTTTCGGTCTATCGGGAGAGCTGCTTGCGAGCCGCATCCAAACGGTTTTACATTTTTAAGATCGTGTCCATCGCCGCCGAGATTTTCGGCAAATCGGCTTCGACATCGAAGAATTCGGCGGAAACAAAGCCATCGTAACCGACTTCGCGGAGCGCCTTCATGACAGCGGGGTAATCGGTATCGCCGTCAAGCAAATCGCAAAAACCATCGAGCGTCGCAACGTCGCGCTTGAAATCCTTGAAGTGAACACGAGCGATGCGCGAACCCAAAATGCGAATCCATTGTTCGGGGTAACCGCTGGCGACGACGTTGCCCACATCGAAATAAGACGCGACGCGCGGGCTGTTTACCTTGTCGAGGAAATCGCGCAGTTCAAGCGGTGAAAGTAAAAACTTGTTCCAAACGTTTTCCACGCCAATGGTTACACCGGTTTCTTCGGCGACATCCTTCAATCCGCCAAGGGCGCTTAGCGCGTTGTTGTAAGCGACATCGTAAGGCGCTCCACGAAATTCGGAAATAAAATCGGCGCCGACACCGCCGGGAACCAGAAGAATCGCATCCAGGCCTAGGTCGCGCGCCACTCGCAGCGACGCCGCCGTGAGTTCGATGCCCTGACGGCGAACTTCGGCATCTTCACACGTCACCGGATAATTCCAGCCAAAGCCCGAAGCAAGCGACGAAAGCACAATGCCGGCAGAGCTTGCAGCCTCGACAATTTCACCGCACTGCGCCGCCGAAGTTTGCGGTGTTATCGCGCCGGTTTCGGCAATGGTGACTTCGACAGCCTGGAAACCCAGGTCGCGCGCCATGCTAAAAACCTCGGGCAAAGGACGGTCGGGCGAAAAGGCCCAGTGGCTGATGGATTTAATCATGAGAGGTAAATGCGCGTGAGGGGAAACATTTTCAAAGACTTTAATTCGTGCGCACAAATTAATTATAGCTGTGTGGTAAAATTTACGCAAACCAAATTTCAACCAAATTATCTCAGCGCAGTTTTCCGTTGCTCTGTTTTCGGGTTCAGGGAGCGCGACA
This genomic window from Abditibacteriaceae bacterium contains:
- the nagB gene encoding glucosamine-6-phosphate deaminase: MTLAPPFAIYPDYLALCREVAARIAEIVREKPNAVLGLATGSTPIGVYKELIRRHREEGLDFSGVTCFNLDEYVPLMPDAPQSYHRFMREQLFDAINCQNWHVPSGEARDISQIERDCADYEKAIADAGGLDFQLLGIGRSGHIGFNEPGSGVETRTRLVVLDSVTRSDAASTFFGLENTPARAITMGVGTILEAREIALLASGAQKAAIVKEALEGKITSKVPASLLRGHPNVTWHLDTEAASELTDFPHPWRLLDADWNDADLQRHALCAIALETGKALADLGAEDLAAAGAASVLDSQKLQSIKSSVRDGLTASLSDELLPSNQTVLCLSPHPDDDVICCGATLLKLAARGNRLFVAYGVNGANAVRDKDVLALLRAQHPRLISYLEEHLEPGKSLDDAVLDVRVSIFERESGAPDSPLLRELKRLVREGEASDACRKMGAKPLFLDLPFYGDGAQRLPLGEGDITRTLQMLETVKPDLVLLTGEKNDPHGTHVMCETAFNEASARYEQKYQQSFVRWNYRGAWDDYQLHEGDYFSIFDKATMERKIDLILDHISQLDPLFPGEQTKEFWERARDRNRENARQLQRVGILPPSRSFDPIYAEVFRFSDDIR
- a CDS encoding Gfo/Idh/MocA family oxidoreductase, yielding MINIGLIGIGAMGRMHFNCYGNNPDARIYAICDGDEAKLRGDWSSISLNLDDTKSDIVDLSGIKTYSDVQAILADPEIDMIDICLPTPLHAQITIAALRAGKHVLCEKPMAMNEDECAEMEAVARETGKQLLIGHCLRYWPEYVITDEIIRSGKFGRVLSASFHRSSGMPNGSFGNWLATGSESGGAVLDMHIHDVDTALWWFGEPDEMHTDGVIWRDLPLSADSIWRYNDGPLVTLHGSWDPHGGPFRMAFRVTMETASVLYDSATNVFQLLQATPNFDHTRDLKASGDLAYQKEIDDFVACLNEGRTIARVTPASSRLAVVVTRREMDQIAAKELQAVA
- a CDS encoding DUF6785 family protein, yielding MKTTAHTSSHEGQQAIDFYPHFTASVLPQRRVSGRAFWLGLLLAAGLAALNCWIEIVATVHFLGGVQMPLGSIFVLLFLIGLNWPMRSLGRRFPVLTRIIPPFSPTELLTVYLMGLFAALISTPGADNFFITVGPSLFYFSKRENGWADLFYSHVPSWFAPGWNGQTYQREVIEPIFTGGLSFSEIPWHAWTLMIVAWSVLLLCVYASLFFGSLLLRRQWIENEALSFPLVHVPLQMVQVDEGDAYPPAAAFWGNRLLWLGIGVAFFLHFVRGMSQYYPDWPKFLGFQNAPVSMFFTERPWNVMGRLGAEFFLGAVGIAFLLTREVSFSFWFFFLAVSYQMVLAEQLGFGAAALPRDNYLGRATFITFQSVGGWLMLAISLLWAARAHLQAMGRAAWQGENTMENEPFSPRFALGGFVLSFLALLGWSWFAGINPLIAALFFTIYLGASIVIARLVIEGGFLFPQLTFAPMEVITSTLTGTGAVGAASLTKLAFVQPSLFSDMRTNVLPGFLHTLKIAHELKLDRSNTRRLMGSVAVAVALALGVTIFVSIWTLYSAGGLTGYPWFTQDGGRQVFNSAASTLSQPSGIQKVNWLWMAVGVSVTLGLIVTRSRFAWFPLHPLGYIVASSYPITRLWFSFFLGWLIKTLLTRFAGHTGVQQVQPLMIGFILGNAAAMMVWMLIGLWQGSQIPYFPA
- a CDS encoding sugar phosphate isomerase/epimerase family protein, which encodes MAKQWALGVMTGMSEGPLTSLRAVRELGIDTVQLQYPHHLDTPEGVREILAAVEETGVEITLVFCGFDGESYADIPTVCATVGLVPESTRAARVAHIRTISLFAQRLGVSRIAAHIGFIPEDEAHPLYQEIRRIVREICDDLATREQTFVLETGQETARGLKHFLSDVARPNLLVNFDPANMILYGNDEPMEALDILHPWIDSVHCKDGLWPTKPDALGLEVPFGEGAVHAEAWLRKLIDTGYVGPLTIEREIEGNAQTRDILTAKTLIEAVLEKRAALENS
- a CDS encoding sugar phosphate isomerase/epimerase family protein, with translation MIKSISHWAFSPDRPLPEVFSMARDLGFQAVEVTIAETGAITPQTSAAQCGEIVEAASSAGIVLSSLASGFGWNYPVTCEDAEVRRQGIELTAASLRVARDLGLDAILLVPGGVGADFISEFRGAPYDVAYNNALSALGGLKDVAEETGVTIGVENVWNKFLLSPLELRDFLDKVNSPRVASYFDVGNVVASGYPEQWIRILGSRIARVHFKDFKRDVATLDGFCDLLDGDTDYPAVMKALREVGYDGFVSAEFFDVEADLPKISAAMDTILKM